Proteins from a single region of Gossypium arboreum isolate Shixiya-1 chromosome 1, ASM2569848v2, whole genome shotgun sequence:
- the LOC108482195 gene encoding AT-hook motif nuclear-localized protein 26-like: MDPVTSHGLSLPPPFNFRDFNLHHHHQQHQHQHQHQHQQQQEHQFHHQNSEDEQSGSSSGLKKRDRDDNNNNSSSGGNNEGKDLSLQGTGEGEINRRPRGRPAGSKNKPKPPIIVTRDSANALRTHVMEIGDGCDIVESVATFARRRQRGVCIMSGTGTVTNVTLRQPASAGAVVSLHGRFEILSLAGSFLPPPAPPAATGLTIYLAGGQGQVVGGSVVGTLTCSGPVVIMAASFSNAAYERLPLEEEEPQLPMQGGAIGSPTAGGGQLQQQEQQALAESNVPLFHGLAPNLLNPIQLPNEAFWPSGRPPF; this comes from the coding sequence ATGGATCCAGTTACATCACATGGTCTTTCACTTCCACCTCCATTTAATTTTAGAGATTTCAATCTTCACCATCACCACCAGCAGCATCAGCATCAGCATCAGCAtcagcatcaacaacaacaagaACATCAATTTCATCACCAAAATTCTGAAGACGAGCAAAGTGGAAGCAGCAGTGGTTTAAAGAAACGGGATCGAGACGATAACAACAACAACAGTAGCAGCGGTGGAAATAACGAAGGGAAAGACCTTAGTTTACAAGGCACCGGTGAAGGAGAGATCAATAGAAGACCAAGAGGCAGACCTGCTGGTTCCAAGAACAAGCCTAAACCACCAATCATCGTAACCCGAGACAGTGCCAATGCTCTCCGTACTCATGTTATGGAAATAGGTGATGGTTGTGACATTGTTGAAAGCGTTGCAACATTTGCAAGAAGACGCCAACGAGGGGTTTGTATAATGAGTGGAACCGGGACTGTAACAAATGTAACCCTTAGACAACCAGCTTCAGCAGGTGCAGTTGTGTCTTTACATGGTCGATTCGAGATATTATCATTAGCAGGATCATTCTTGCCACCACCAGCGCCGCCTGCAGCTACGGGATTAACCATATATTTGGCTGGTGGACAAGGGCAAGTTGTAGGTGGCAGTGTTGTAGGTACACTTACATGTTCAGGCCCCGTTGTAATCATGGCAGCTTCTTTTAGTAACGCCGCTTATGAGCGGCTCCCATTAGAAGAAGAAGAGCCACAGCTTCCAATGCAAGGGGGTGCAATTGGATCACCAACAGCAGGTGGAGGGCAACTACAGCAACAAGAACAACAAGCATTAGCCGAGTCAAATGTGCCTCTTTTTCACGGATTAGCACCTAATCTTCTCAACCCTATTCAATTACCAAATGAAGCATTTTGGCCTTCTGGTCGTCCTCCATTTTAG
- the LOC108481953 gene encoding LOW QUALITY PROTEIN: putative disease resistance protein RGA4 (The sequence of the model RefSeq protein was modified relative to this genomic sequence to represent the inferred CDS: deleted 1 base in 1 codon; substituted 1 base at 1 genomic stop codon) produces MAEALLGAVLEELVSKLISIAAEQTSLAWGFQKELKRLRDSLEMIEDFLQDAMESQTKEKAVKRWLKRLKDVAYEANDVLDEFAYEILRRKVELRNQIWRKVLDFPSSNNSILFRLKMANKIKDILKSLDDLNNLADQFGLQQRAIDRITPVPAYGGPKVETISYPDDSNIVGRKHDVSKVVDLLVNPKDEQIVSVVPIVGMAGLGKTTLAKLVYDDLNVKRHFDVKFWVCVSDHFDVKRILKEMLEHFTDDQISIPQNMNAMIKKLKEKIERAKGEKDQIRYLLVLDDVWDVAKWKELKDCLIGVNQNEGNRVIVTTRSEVVASAMQALPNRRHQPGRLKDEECWSIIKERASRGCLVSHELELIGMEIAKLCQGVPLVAKVIAGIMCNIEMSQGTWLKIQNSDVWGSIESVLQLSFDHLSSPSLKKCFAYCAMFPKDYCFEKEQLIQLWMAEGFLGSSMEMMDTGNKYLNELLSISLFQDVEKDTCGNILTFKMHDMVHDLALSVSKFDTLIFQEYSTSTLNEFSHIRHLNVGCDGELLPRMLTMTAPKLQSLFSEIDVIKKLSITFTSLRVLKFVGSNILELPTSLGELKHLRYLDISKTSIVELPKSTTKLYNLQTLRLLGLRRLTIPDGLRNLISLKHLYFDRKPIQPVLIGNLTCLQTLPIFFVGSEKGHRVKELGSLNELRGELRIRDLRHVRDKQEAHGAYLHRKEKLCKVIFDFSWSNNCKEVIEGLQPHSNLQSLIVRNYRGESFPSWMFKPVGDSNTGLLLLNNLMELELINCTNCESLPPLDQLRNLQLLKLENLRNVKCMANEFYCNESSDSKNEVIRVFPALKKLTLVGMGSLEEWTTMETTNTTMFPCLEELHIFHCASLRSVPLMGQCSSLKKLCILACEKLSKIGDGLTTSTCLKELELDSCPNLSSIPNLEGFSSLLNLSVLRCDKLNVVPILGSCSSLEKLIIIHCENLSKIGDGLNTSTCLKELELSFCHNLTYVPNLGGFCALQRLKVVSCDRLEIFPLKAPLPSLKEVMISDCPNLKPIPSLDGLSAFTELTINRVGEGWSCLLPNMLRPNKFVXSEWIPDDSPGRFNCLGKLAIGGFSEELHEFACLSSIQYLSASLRVLKLIGWQKLKSLPPQLQFLTALEQLTIEEFQGIEALPEWLGNLSSLLHLWIRSCKKLMYLPSVDVMRSLSKLVRIDIENCPQLETRCERESGPEWCKISHIAKITINGRRI; encoded by the exons ATGGCAGAAGCTCTTTTGGGTGCTGTCCTTGAAGAACTGGTGTCTAAACTGATTTCAATTGCTGCTGAACAAACCAGCCTTGCCTGGGGTTTCCAGAAGGAGCTGAAAAGATTGCGTGACTCACTAGAAATGATCGAAGATTTCTTGCAAGATGCAATGGAAAGTCAAACAAAGGAGAAAGCAGTGAAACGTTGGTTGAAGAGGCTCAAAGATGTTGCTTACGAGGCCAATGATGTGCTTGATGAGTTTGCTTATGAAATTCTCCGAAGGAAAGTGGAGCTTCGGAACCAAATTTGGAGGAAGGTACTCGACTTCCCTTCTTCTAACAATTCCATTTTATTTCGTCTCAAGATGGCTAATAAAATTAAGGACATCCTTAAATCACTGGATGACCTTAACAACTTGGCCGATCAATTTGGTCTTCAACAGAGAGCTATAGATCGTATAACTCCAGTTCCTGCATATGGAGGACCAAAGGTGGAGACAATCTCCTATCCCGATGACTCAAACATTGTCGGAAGGAAACATGATGTTTCAAAAGTAGTTGACCTGTTAGTCAATCCCAAAGATGAACAGATTGTGTCTGTTGTGCCAATAGTAGGCATGGCAGGTCTTGGCAAAACTACTTTAGCAAAGCTGGTGTATGATGATTTGAATGTGAAAAGGCATTTTGATGTCAAATTCTGGGTGTGTGTTTCTGATCATTTTGATGTCAAGAGGATTTTAAAAGAGATGTTAGAGCATTTTACTGACGATCAGATCTCAATTCCTCAAAATATGAATGCAATGATTAAGAAACTCAAGGAGAAGATTGAACGAGCCAAAGGAGAAAAGGATCAGATCAGGTATCTTCTTGTACTTGATGATGTGTGGGATGTTGCGAAATGGAAGGAACTGAAGGATTGTCTGATTGGAGTTAATCAAAATGAGGGCAATAGAGTTATTGTTACAACGCGCAGCGAAGTAGTAGCATCAGCAATGCAAGCACTTCCGAATCGAAGGCATCAACCAGGAAGATTAAAAGATGAAGAATGTTGGTCCATAATTAAAGAACGTGCATCGAGAGGCTGTCTAGTGTCTCACGAATTAGAGTTAATTGGAATGGAAATTGCTAAACTGTGTCAAGGTGTGCCATTGGTGGCTAAAGTTATTGCAGGGATAATGTGCAACATTGAAATGAGTCAAGGCACTTGGTTGAAAATTCAAAACAGTGATGTATGGGGTTCAATAGAAAGTGTGTTACAATTAAGTTTCGATCATTTGTCTTCTCCATCTTTGAAGAAGTGTTTTGCGTATTGTGCCATGTTTCCTAAAGATTATTGCTTTGAAAAAGAGCAACTGATCCAACTATGGATGGCCGAAGGATTTCTTGGTAGCTCTATGGAAATGATGGATACTGGTAACAAATACTTGAATGAATTGTTATCAATTTCCTTATTTCAAGATGTTGAGAAAGATACATGCGGGAATATTCTCACATTCAAGATGCACGACATGGTGCATGATTTAGCTTTGTCTGTGTCAAAGTTTGATACTTTGATTTTCCAAGAATATTCCACTTCTACGCTAAATGAGTTTTCTCATATTCGTCATCTCAATGTTGGATGTGATGGGGAATTATTGCCAAGAATGTTGACAATGACTGCTCCAAAATTACAGTCGCTGTTTTCAGAGATTGATGTGATAAAAAAACTATCAATAACCTTCACAAGTTTGAGAGTCCTAAAGTTTGTCGGTTCTAATATTCTCGAGTTGCCAACTTCCCTTGGAGAATTGAAGCACCTGAGGTATTTAGACATCTCAAAGACTTCTATCGTAGAATTACCCAAGTCTACAACCAAACTTTACAATCTGCAAACATTGAGGCTTTTGGGTTTACGGAGACTCACAATTCCGGATGGATTGAGAAACTTGATAAGCTTGAagcacttgtattttgatagaaaACCTATTCAACCGGTCTTAATTGGAAACCTAACTTGTCTGCAAACATTGCCCATATTTTTTGTGGGTTCAGAAAAGGGACATCGAGTTAAGGAGCTAGGATCTTTAAACGAACTCCGTGGAGAATTAAGGATACGCGACCTTCGACATGTTAGAGACAAACAAGAGGCTCATGGAGCATATCTGCACCGCAAAGAAAAATTATGCAAGGTGATATTTGATTTTAGCTGGAGTAATAACTGTAAGGAAGTGATAGAAGGCCTCCAACCCCACTCAAATTTGCAGAGCTTAATTGTTCGAAATTATCGAGGCGAAAGCTTCCCCTCATGGATGTTCAAACCAGTAGGTGATTCTAATACTGGTTTATTGTTGCTCAACAATTTGATGGAGTTGGAACTTATCAATTGCACCAACTGTGAAAGTCTACCACCTTTGGACCAATTGCGCAATCTCCAACTTCTTAAGTTGGAAAATCTGAGAAACGTGAAATGCATGGCTAACGAATTTTATTGCAATGAAAGTAGTGATAGTAAGAATGAGGTGATCAGAGTATTTCCTGCATTGAAAAAATTGACATTAGTGGGAATGGGAAGTCTAGAAGAATGGACAACAATGGAAACAACAAATACGACAATGTTTCCTTGTTTAGAGGAGCTTCATATTTTTCATTGTGCTTCTTTAAGAAGTGTTCCACTAATGGGACAGTGTTCATCTCTTAAAAAGCTTTGCATTTTGGCGTGTGAAAAATTAAGCAAGATAGGAGATGGGTTGACAACATCCACTTGTCTCAAAGAATTGGAGTTAGATAGTTGTCCTAATTTAAGCTCGATTCCAAATTTGGAAGGGTTTTCCTCTCTTCTAAATCTATCGGTTCTTAGATGCGACAAATTAAATGTTGTTCCAATATTAGGAAGTTGTTCATCTCTTGAAAAGCTTATTATTATTCATTGTGAAAATTTAAGCAAGATAGGAGACGGGTTGAATACCTCCACTTGTCTCAAAGAATTAGAGCTCTCCTTTTGTCATAATTTAACTTATGTTCCAAATTTGGGAGGATTCTGCGCTCTTCAAAGATTAAAAGTTGTTTCCTGTGACAGATTGGAGATATTTCCACTAAAAGCACCACTACCATCCCTTAAAGAAGTGATGATAAGTGATTGCCCTAATTTGAAGCCCATTCCAAGTTTAGATGGACTCTCTGCTTTCACAGAATTAACAATTAACAGAGTAGGCGAAGGATGGAGTTGTCTGCTACCAAATATGTTGCGACCCAACAAATTTGTCTGATCTGA ATGGATACCAGATGACAGCCCTGGTAGGTTTAATTGCTTGGGAAAATTAGCCATTGGCGGTTTCTCAGAAGAGCTGCATGAATTCGCATGTCTCAGTTCCATTCAATATCTCAGTGCCTCCCTTCGAGTTTTAAAGTTGATTGGTTGGCAAAAGCTAAAGAGCCTTCCCCCCCAACTTCAATTCCTCACTGCCCTTGAACAATTGACGATAGAAGAGTTTCAAGGAATAGAAGCCTTGCCAGAGTGGTTGGGAAATCTCTCTTCTCTATTGCATCTGTGGATCCGTTCATGCAAGAAGCTCATGTACCTTCCTTCTGTAGATGTTATGCGAAGCCTCTCCAAATTAGTAAGGATTGACATTGAAAACTGTCCGCAATTAGAGACAAGATGTGAGAGGGAGAGTGGCCCTGAATGGTGCAAGATTTCCCACATTGCAAAAATAACTATTAATGGTCGGAG GATTTAG
- the LOC108481950 gene encoding disease resistance protein RGA2-like → MHDLVHDLSLSVSKFDTLFFQENSTLASNECSHIRHLNVGCNGESLPEILTVVAPKLYSLFSEIDVFKKLPKSFTRLRVLKFVGAANICELPDSLGELKHLRYLDISRTSIKALPKSTTKLYNLQTLRLLGLPGLTLPDGLEILISLKHLYFDRKELQPVNIGKLTCLQTLPIFFVGSERGRSIKELGSLNELRGELKICHLRGVRDKQEANGANLRLKGKLCKLIFGFEVSHSGSGGYNSEEVMEGLQPHPNLESLTVINYQGKSFPSWMFRPVIDSNTDQFLLKKLMELDIFNGINCESLPPLGQLLNLQYLKLRNLKKVKRMGNEFYCNEGVDGMNEVIKVFPALKKFTLSGMESLEEWTAMAETKTIMFPCLERLKIWDCPLLKSVPLTGQCYSLEKLTIFHCEKLSKIGDGLSTSTCLKELELQDCPNLSSIPNLEGFSSLENLLVEGCDKLESFPLKAPLSSLKKLMIRDCPNLKPIPSLDGLSSLTELIINGVGEEWSRLLPNMLQSNVSLCRLTILNLPDPTWIQDDSLGRLNCLRELAIGGFSEELQEFPWSSSIQYLSASLLDLELIGWEKLKSLPHQLQFLTALEKLTIKGFEGIEAFPEWLGNLSSLKRLRLGGFGKLKSLPLHLPTALEHLMFVGFEGIEAFPEWSGNQSSLKRLYLIGFYEIEALPDSFRNLSSLESLGIFECKKLMYLPSVDVMRSLSKLKAIDIRGCPQLETRWKRQSGPEWSKISHIPIIYINGRRIQLMDGDFWDYQFENQIMN, encoded by the exons ATGCACGACTTGGTGCATGATTTATCTTTGTCTGTGTCAAAGTTTGATACTTTGTTTTTTCAAGAGAATTCCACTCTCGCCTCGAATGAGTGTTCTCATATTCGTCATCTCAATGTTGGGTGTAATGGGGAATCATTACCAGAAATTTTAACGGTGGTTGCTCCAAAATTATACTCGTTGTTTTCAGAGATTGATGTGTTCAAGAAACTACCAAAAAGCTTCACAAGATTAAGAGTCCTAAAGTTTGTTGGTGCTGCTAATATTTGTGAGTTGCCAGATTCCCTTGGAGAATTAAAGCACTTGAGGTATTTGGACATCTCAAGGACTTCTATCAAAGCACTGCCTAAGTCCACAACCAAACTTTACAATCTGCAAACATTGAGGCTCTTGGGTTTACCGGGACTCACACTTCCAGATggattggaaattttgataagcTTGAagcacttgtattttgatagaaaAGAACTTCAGCCAGTTAATATTGGAAAGCTAACTTGTCTTCAAACATTACCCATATTTTTTGTGGGATCAGAAAGGGGACGTTCGATTAAGGAGTTAGGATCCCTAAACGAACTGCGTGGAGAACTGAAGATATGCCATCTTCGGGGTGTTAGAGACAAACAAGAGGCTAATGGAGCAAATCTACGCCTTAAAGGAAAATTGTGCAAGTTGATATTTGGTTTTGAAGTGAGTCATAGTGGGAGTGGTGGTTATAACAGTGAGGAAGTGATGGAAGGTCTCCAACCCCACCCAAATTTGGAAAGCTTAACTGTTATCAATTATCAAGGCAAAAGCTTTCCCTCATGGATGTTCAGACCTGTTATTGATTCTAATACTGATCAGTTTTTGCTTAAAAAATTGATGGAGCTGGACATTTTCAATGGCATCAACTGTGAAAGTCTTCCACCTCTGGGCCAATTGCTCAATCTCCAGTATCTTAAGTTGAGAAATCTGAAGAAAGTGAAACGCATGGGTAATGAATTTTATTGCAACGAAGGTGTTGATGGTATGAATGAGGTGATCAAGGTGTTTCCTGCATTGAAAAAATTCACCTTAAGTGGGATGGAAAGTCTAGAAGAATGGACAGCAATGGCGGAAACAAAGACGATCATGTTTCCTTGCTTGGAGCGGCTGAAGATTTGGGATTGTCCCCTGTTGAAAAGTGTTCCACTGACGGGACAATgttattctcttgaaaagcttaCCATTTTCCATTGTGAAAAATTAAGCAAGATTGGAGATGGATTATCTACCTCCACTTGTCTCAAAGAATTAGAGCTACAAGATTGTCCTAATTTAAGTTCGATCCCAAATTTGGAAGGATTTTCATCTCTTGAAAATCTATTAGTTGAGGGCTGTGACAAATTGGAGAGCTTTCCACTAAAAGCACCACTGTCATCCCTTAAAAAATTGATGATACGTGATTGCCCTAATTTGAAGCCCATTCCAAGTTTAGATGGACTCTCTTCTCTCACAGAATTAATAATTAACGGAGTAGGCGAAGAATGGAGCCGTCTGCTACCAAATATGTTGCAATCCAACGTTTCCCTTTGCCGTCTAACAATATTAAATTTGCCTGATCCGACATGGATTCAAGATGACAGCCTTGGTAGGCTTAACTGCTTGAGAGAATTAGCTATAGGCGGTTTCTCAGAAGAGCTACAAGAATTCCCATGGTCCAGTTCCATTCAATATCTCAGTGCCTCCCTTCTAGATCTAGAACTGATTGGTTGGGAAAAGCTAAAGAGTCTTCCTCACCAACTTCAGTTCCTCACTGCCCTCGAAAAATTGACGATAAAAGGGTTTGAAGGAATAGAAGCCTTTCCAGAATGGTTGGGAAATCTCTCTTCTCTAAAGCGTCTAAGATTGGGTGGTTTTGGAAAGCTAAAGAGTCTTCCTCTTCATCTCCCCACTGCCCTTGAACATTTGATGTTCGTTGGGTTTGAAGGAATAGAAGCCTTTCCAGAGTGGTCGGGAAATCAATCTTCTCTAAAGCGTCTATATTTGATTGGTTTTTATGAAATAGAAGCCTTGCCAGACTCGTTCAGAAATCTCTCTTCTCTAGAGAGTCTGGGTATCTTTGAATGCAAGAAGCTCATGTACTTGCCTTCTGTAGATGTTATGCGAAGCCTCTCCAAATTAAAAGCAATTGACATTCGAGGTTGTCCTCAATTAGAGACAAGATGGAAGAGGCAGAGTGGCCCTGAATGGTCCAAGATTTCCCACAttccaattatatatattaatggtCGGAG AATTCAGTTAATGGATGGAGACTTTTGGGACTATCAGTTTGAGAAccaaattatgaattaa
- the LOC108481784 gene encoding putative disease resistance protein RGA3, protein MAEALLGAVLEGVVSKLISITAERIGLALGFKKELKRLDDSLQMIKAFFQDAEERQTKDEAVKVWLQRLKDVAYEADDVLDEFAYEILRRKVEIRNQMRRKVRDFCSPSNPFVFRRNMANKIKDILNTLDDLNKLATDFGLQKRATDPDPEYRRREEETSSVLTGLNIIGRKNDVSKVVDLLVNPKDEQIVSVVPIVGMAGLGKTTLAKLVYNDSNVARHFDVKFWVCVSEHFDVKRILKEMLEHFTDDQISIPQNMNAMVKKLKEKIERPKRGKDQIKYLLVLDDVWSFEKWDALKDHLMEISKNGGNGVIVTTRIQDVASKVQALPNQRHQPGRLGDEECWSLIKQQALRASPMSHELELIGNEIAKQCRGVPLVAKLMGGIMRKIERSPCAWSKIQRSDAWGSMERVLKLSFDHLSSPPLKKCFAYSAMFPKDYFFKKEELIQLWMAEGFLGSSMAMMDIGDKYLNELL, encoded by the coding sequence ATGGCAGAAGCACTTTTGGGTGCTGTCCTAGAAGGGGTGGTGTCTAAACTGATTTCTATTACCGCTGAACGAATCGGCCTTGCATTGGGTTTCAAGAAGGAGCTGAAAAGACTGGATGACTCACTACAAATGATCAAAGCTTTCTTTCAAGATGCAGAGGAAAGGCAAACGAAGGACGAAGCAGTGAAGGTTTGGTTGCAGAGGCTCAAAGATGTTGCTTATGAGGCCGATGATGTCCTTGATGAGTTTGCTTATGAAATTCTCCGAAGGAAAGTGGAGATTCGAAACCAAATGAGGAGGAAGGTACGAGACTTTTGTTCCCCCTCCAATCCCTTTGTATTTCGTCGCAACATGGCTAATAAAATTAAGGACATCCTTAACACACTGGATGACCTTAACAAATTGGCCACTGATTTTGGTCTCCAAAAGAGAGCTACCGATCCAGACCCTGAGTATAGACGACGAGAGGAGGAGACGAGCTCCGTCCTCACGGGCTTAAACATTATTGGAAGGAAAAATGATGTCTCAAAAGTAGTTGACCTGTTAGTCAATCCCAAAGATGAACAGATTGTTTCTGTTGTGCCAATAGTAGGCATGGCAGGTCTTGGCAAAACTACTTTAGCAAAGCTGGTGTACAATGATTCGAATGTGGCAAGACATTTTGATGTCAAATTCTGGGTGTGTGTTTCTGAACATTTTGATGTCAAGAGGATTTTAAAAGAGATGTTAGAGCATTTTACTGATGATCAGATCTCAATTCCTCAAAATATGAATGCAATGGTTAAGAAACTCAAGGAGAAGATTGAACGGCCCAAACGAGGAAAGGATCAGATCAAGTATCTTCTTGTACTTGATGATGTGTGGAGTTTTGAAAAATGGGACGCACTGAAGGATCATCTGATGGAAATCAGTAAAAATGGTGGGAATGGAGTTATTGTGACAACACGCATTCAAGATGTAGCGTCAAAAGTGCAAGCACTTCCAAATCAAAGGCATCAACCAGGAAGACTAGGAGATGAAGAATGCTGGTCCCTAATAAAACAACAAGCACTAAGGGCCTCTCCAATGTCTCACGAATTAGAGTTAATTGGAAATGAAATTGCTAAGCAATGTCGAGGTGTGCCATTGGTAGCTAAACTTATGGGAGGGATAATGCGCAAAATCGAAAGGAGTCCTTGCGCATGGTCGAAAATTCAAAGAAGTGATGCATGGGGTTCAATGGAAAGGGTGTTAAAGTTAAGTTTCGATCACTTGTCTTCTCCACCTTTGAAGAAGTGTTTTGCATACTCTGCCATGTTTCCTAAAGATTATTTCTTTAAAAAAGAGGAATTGATCCAACTGTGGATGGCTGAAGGATTTCTTGGCAGCTCTATGGCAATGATGGATATTGGTGACAAATACTTGAATGAGTTGTTATGA